gcttgtaatatgatgcttgtatgacttattttatttgtagagttgtgttatgatatcttcccatgagttcctgatcttgatcgtacacgtttgcgtgtatgattaatgtacgatcgaatcgggggcgtcacaaataaTTTCTACAAATTTTGATCAGATTTACAGAGAAAAAAATATCTACATCTAGAAGATCAAATACATGTCATTAGATATATCAAATAATGTGTAGTGCATATAGTCTTTTTGTAACACACTGCTTTTACGGAATCTTTGGAATGAGAGAAATTGACGTCTCTTTCAACATGAGAGCCTGCCTGTTCAACGGCTTTGTAACATTATCTCTGATGAAATCTGCCTCCTTAAGGAGGCATGGGAATAGTGCATGTGTAGATAGTTTTGGCTAAGCTAAGACCTTCTCAACCTCAAGCCTTCCTTTTCCTCTTTGATTTTTTTGGGGTTTTGCCCTTGTACTGTACTTCCCCCTTCCTATAATGAAAAGGCAGAGCACCTGCCATTCCACTAAAAAAAATATCACAAAACATATTTTCATATTTTATATGTTTAGTATTTGTATAGTGGATATGGGTACACTACATTACTACATTATGTAACGAAGGGGTACTATTGTGGTGTACACTCGACGGATGCATGCGTGCTTACGTGTAAATTAATAGCTATGTAAAAGGGGAGGTACAAAGCTTAATTACTTAGCTATACGCCTATGCCTCAAGAAATCAGGGGACTACTAAGCACCTAACAAACTAGACTCTACATAGATGTGCGTTCTTCAGTCGACTACGTTGTTGCTGAAGAGTTTAAACTGGCCGGCGTCTAGCACGAGCTTCCGTATAGAGGCGAAGGCGCCGATGGCCCCGACGCCTGTGAAGACGACCATGATGACCGTGTTGGCGATGTACAGCGTGGACCTCCTCGGCGGCGCAAGCGCGATGTTGTACATGATGACGGGGAGGACAAAGTCGAGCGGGATGAACCCCACGGCGCCGACCACGCCGACAATGTCGCCAAAGAAGGGCAGCATCGCGGCCATGAGCGCGCAGAAGGCCAGGTAGAGCGTCCGCAGCAGCAGCCGCGGCACCAGGTTTCGGCGCGAGAACTTGCCCTGTGTCACGTCCGCTGAGTTCTTCTCCATGATCTCGTATGCCACCTGAGAGTACACGAGCCCAATGGCTAGGAGCTGGAGGAGGACGAAGAGAACAGCGAGGCCCAGCAGCCAGGTCGGCGCGAGGGCCGGCCCTGAGTCCGGCATGAGGCTCTTGAGGACGTTGGACTGGACCTGGCTGCCGAACGCCCAGTAGCCGGTGATGGACGGGAGATAGAaggtgaagcctatgacggagtagcACATCACCAGAGCCTTCATCATCTTCCCGGCGGCCGGCGGCGCCAAGGTAGCCTGCAAATCCGAGTTCAAAAATAGGCCCACTATGAGGTTTGTATGATAGGCCTGTAATGCCCCATTCAAATTTGATTCTGTCTGTAATGCAGACTCGATGAAGAAAGAGCCCGGCGCCTCATGATAATTACATGGCCCAGTATGCTTGGCGTCATCCACACAGTTTGGGCCTTTTAGTTAATTTCCAGACACACAGATATATGCAATGTAACAACGGAATCTGTACTGATTTCAGGGGAGGTGGGGGGGCTGCTGACAAGAATTGATCATATACCTGGATTTCAGGCAGAATGCCATTGCCGAAAACAGATGCCAGGATGGAAATGGAGAGGAAGGCATTGAAGGTCTGCTCTGACTTGGATGAGCTTAGAGAGTAGTCCTTGGCTGGAGCGTTTTTCGACAAACCTGTCAAGAATGGTAACAAGTTAAATACCGTATGGCAGAGCACAAAAACCTGAAATGGACTATGCCTGCATGAACATAGTTTTCCTACTTGTACATACGATTATATTCTTCTTTTGTTATGGAACTTCGCCACAAACTAAATTAGAATTTCTGACAGAGAGATGCTCGATAAGTTTATAACAACGAGTATTTTAACTCAATTGTGGGCCAAAAGAATCCAGCAGACAAATTCGGTTTTACTTTGGAATTGATCACATCAATATCTCGACCCCGTTGTTTGGTTTGTGCCTAAAATCGGAATCATTGTTATGAACTAACATAAATTTGATGTATGCTGTAATCGACCCGTGGTAAATAAGTCTTACTGGAAAGAAAAATATTCAGATAAATCTAGAATGTCTTCTTGTCTACCGAGTTCTGAAATAGAGCTGAATGGTGACAAAATCGTCAATTTAAGTACAATAATTTGTAATTGGTGACTAATGGAGGATTCATCACGACAACCACAAAAGCAAACACTTTCTTAGGTGTCATTTAGTTTCAGTCACATGCTTCAATTGTTGGAAAGGGCCATTGTAGTTCTCAATAGTGAAAACCGCAAATCACTGAACACACTGATTACTATCATGTGCCTACTGAGGCACTATTGATCACTTTACAGACTAATCTGGGTTTTGCGAACACAGAAGAGTCTGGGTTAGTTTGTAATGCTACGGCTGCTGGGGAATCGGTGCTACCTTAACAACCACTAATGCGTTTTGTAGAAGAATGTCACAGCTAATGACTCCCTGGTGCTGTGGTGTCGACGTGTCTTTGCATATGAGTTTATTCCAATGGCGTACATCAAAGAATCACTGCAAAGATATAGCTGTAAAGAGCAGTTTCTATAAGGAACTAGCTTATACATCTATGAAGTACCATGAAAGATTATGGCATCTGATTCCTCTGAtatgccagcctaagtgtttcaggAATCTAGTTCCTAAATCTTCAACATATAATAATTCTCTTAAATCTTATGAGAAACGTATCAGGAATGGACAGGAGGTGTAGTAAGGAGAGCTCACGCAATAATACCTGCACGAATACAAGCAGCAGACACAAGGATGGTGTAGCCCAAGCTTAGGAGTAGTGAGACCAAGTTGATGTGCCGCAGCGAGTGGAACGATGGTAGTTGGGAGAGGAAGGCCAGCACCACAGCCACGATGATGATGAAGTGGTACAGTTTTAGGGGACCATTGGGAGCAAGGCTCGAGTACATTATCTGTTTGGCCACAATAATGATCAGCTAATGAAACTAATGATATGAGCAGAGAACAGAAAGCATTTTTTTAGTTAATATCTATGACAACGGACATAAGGCTGTTCACCCAACTTTACTGGTTGTACATATTAGTGCCAATTATCTTTGGTTGTAAAAAATGTAGAAACTAGCAAGTCAGCCAGTGAAATCCTTCCTATCCAAGAAAGAATATAATTCAATTTGTTGCCAATTAATTTCTGTTCTAATCTATTTACAACAAATtggtagtcttgtcttgaatttgaTGCATATACTGAAATATTCAGACTTCAAGTCAAGAGACATGAAAAGATTTGAAATATCTCCTTCCCCTGTAGCATTTAAATGTCAGAAAAAGGTATTGTAATCTTGACAGAGAGGCATAAATAGTGCGCAATTCAGAGGTAGCACACAACTATATATTTATATATGTTCAAAACTTTCCAAAGCCAGGAGCCCAGGACAAGAAGCACATGAAAATGACAGATGAACTACTTCATTTGCTGTTTTACTGTTGTGAACACTGGTTTCGGACATATTATCAACATCAGGACATTTGAACCAAATGAGTGGGAAACCATGTGCTCCCATGGTTCAACAAAACTGCTAAACGATCAATCATAGTGTCTCTACGGTTCAGACTTCAGAATAATGACATCAGATATGCAAGATACTGCTACTGGATACATGACTGGGACATACTGCTGCATACTTGCGCACACACCCACGAGCAATGCCAATCAAACATTACTTGCATGTCTGGAATCCTGCCATGCACTGGCGTCAAGGAGCAGCTTTCTTACTAATGTCAACTCAGCACTGAGTATCCCTTATCAAACTAGTGTCAGCGTGCTTTTTTTCTTCCGAAAAGACTAGTGTCTGCGTGCTGATTAAGTAGTTACGGCAGTCCTGAAGCAACAACACATTAGAGTCTGAAATTAGGCCAGAATATGCAGCGCCTTATGCTGCATGAGTGCGTATGGCAGTATGACAAAGCCACGCAAGAATGAAATGAATGACCTTGTACATTTGGGACCGCAACCCTCTCCTCTGTGGGTATTCCTAGTTTGCAGAGTATTATAGGCAACTCCAACTATTTATGTCCACAACGAAGACGACATGAAACTAACTACAGAACAGCAAACAAAGCATACATAACAGGCTAATGAAATTTACAGTTAAATTCAGTAGTTCTTGGAGGCTACGCAGGGCTCACCTCGATGCAATCGGCCGCCAGCAAGATGGAACCGATGCTAACGCCTGTGTTGATGGCCGTCTGCACAATCACCACGAAGTAAAACATCCACCCGGAGCCTGCACACCAAACACATCCACCAAAAAACGAATCATAATTAATcacacatctctctctctcccagCACAAATTCACCAAGACACGCATCCAGATTAATGGGAGGACTATCGCACGACAGCAAAAGCACAGTGGTACTGTTCATGCCGTACTGCCGTGCACACAAACGCAATCTCAGAAGATGGGTCGGGACGCATCGTCTGTCACTCGTAGTGGGCGTCAGGGCATTGCGGCGAACACATGGAGGAGATGTATGGTGTGGAGGAGGTCGGCGCGCGGGTTAATTACCGAGGACGTCGGTGGCGAGCTCGCGGAAGCGGATGTGCCTGCGGCCGCGCGCCTCGCAGTGGTCGAGCACGCGGGACATGAGGGAGTACTCGTAGAAggtgacggcggcgatgagggagaGCGTGGTGATGCCGAGAGCCCAGCCCATCCCCCGCAGCGCGTACGGCAGCGTCAACACCGTCGGCCCCACGATCGCCGTCGTCAGGTGGAAACCCGCGTGCCACCACGTCCCTGCCATGAGCGATTAAAATCGAATCAGCAGGTCCCCGCATTGCCGGAGAAGCGCGGGAGGGCGGGGCGGGGCAGGCCGGGTACCTTTGGACTCGAGCACGAAGGCGGCGCCGGCATCGGCGTCGGCTCCGGGGGCGGGCTTGTGCGCGTCGTTGCCTGCCGCGGCCACGATCGCCGGGCCGCCGGCCTCGGCGTCGAACGCGGCAGGCGCCATGGCCTGGAGCTCGGCTGTCGCTAGTGGTTACGGCGGTGATATATACGTAGACACGACGGACACACAGGGTGGGAAGGTCCCTATGTACTACTGTAGGAGTAAATCTAATTAGCCGGTTAATTAATACAGTAGGATCTCGTTACGGCCTAATCACCGTGCCGCACACGAACACGGTCGGCAGTAACTCGCGGCCGTGGCGTGGGGTCTCCGTTCTGTGGAGTGCACGAAGTCCAACGGTGCCGCCGGCCGGTATTTATGCTGCTACGGGGCCGCGCGCCGGGATGTTAAGTTTTGTAGGTGGTCACACACACGACAGCAGAGTCGTCATATGTTTTGTCCTACGCACAAATTATATGAACCAGATGACCCGTTCCGTTATTGGCCTAAAGGTCAACTGTACTAGCTAGCAAGTTAAGTAAGCTATATATGGACAACATGTTTAAGAAATGGACACCAAGGCATGCTAAGAAACATGGATGCGAGCATCTACACACAGGCTTAGCAAATCTGATCCCCTAAACATCCAGGGTCAGTGTCCTGTGTGTTTGTTTTGAGCCCTTATTTATTCATGCATGCAACCATGCTTTTCATTTTCTCGCTTATATGTTCAATCACTTGCATGTGATGGGTGGAAAATgaaaagagagaaaataaaaagaaaaaatgtaATCCAGAGTGGGCCGCGTCCTATGTGACGAACATGGAGCCCTCATATTCTCACGTTATCAATACGAGAGTTTGCGGAACAACCCGCACGTATAGCGATGATATAATGGGTCCGATTAGATCACTTTTGGCGCGGGAAAGATCTGGTGTCAACGTTATTCTGGGTGATGAGAACTCACTCCTAAGGAGTATTCCGTCAAGGACCATCATATGACCACATGCCGAGCAAAGCAACGCCAAATAGGACGAATCAAGCAATGCACCCCGTGATCAATCGCAGTGTGTCTAGCCAGACAATGATGGATATCGtgacaccgagagggcccaaaaaatgtctctccattgtcggaggagcaaatcccagtcTTGAGCTATCTAATTCCTTGTCGTACTTTTTTGATAAATTCATAAAATGTCGTTATGATCACCCTATTATGGTTGACGTTTGACGAACTACAAAGTGCATCATTTGGTATGAAGCAACTCGATACTGTTATGGTCTTAGGATTCATGCAAACCTTAACTTTACTGTGTTATTAACTATTAACTTATGACGAAAGGATCTCATAGCATAACAATCAATTGAGTTTGGTCAGCATAATGGTTCTTCTAACACTAGAAAGGTTGTGGGCAC
The Triticum dicoccoides isolate Atlit2015 ecotype Zavitan chromosome 3A, WEW_v2.0, whole genome shotgun sequence genome window above contains:
- the LOC119268415 gene encoding probable GABA transporter 2, with product MAPAAFDAEAGGPAIVAAAGNDAHKPAPGADADAGAAFVLESKGTWWHAGFHLTTAIVGPTVLTLPYALRGMGWALGITTLSLIAAVTFYEYSLMSRVLDHCEARGRRHIRFRELATDVLGSGWMFYFVVIVQTAINTGVSIGSILLAADCIEIMYSSLAPNGPLKLYHFIIIVAVVLAFLSQLPSFHSLRHINLVSLLLSLGYTILVSAACIRAGLSKNAPAKDYSLSSSKSEQTFNAFLSISILASVFGNGILPEIQATLAPPAAGKMMKALVMCYSVIGFTFYLPSITGYWAFGSQVQSNVLKSLMPDSGPALAPTWLLGLAVLFVLLQLLAIGLVYSQVAYEIMEKNSADVTQGKFSRRNLVPRLLLRTLYLAFCALMAAMLPFFGDIVGVVGAVGFIPLDFVLPVIMYNIALAPPRRSTLYIANTVIMVVFTGVGAIGAFASIRKLVLDAGQFKLFSNNVVD